GCTGGTTCCTGGACCGCATCGCCAGCCACATCCTGGCCTTCGAGGGCGACAGCCAGGTGGTGTTCTTCGAAGGCAACTTCAGCGACTACGAGAAGAACCGCAAGGAACGCGGACTGGAGGCCGGCCCGCACCGGATCAAGTACCGCCAGCTGACGAGGTAGGCCCGCTCCGCAAGCGGGCGACTCCTTGCGGTTTGCCACCTTCGCCGGCAGCGATCAAACCCGAGGCTCCATGGCAACCTCCTTCACTCCCGGCCTGCGCGTGGCGCGCGGCACCGTCGTCATCAAGGAGCGCCGCCTCCCCCTGCTGGGCGAGGTGACGGTCCAGGTGGGCCAGCGGGTCACCTTCGATCAAGTGGTGGCGCGCACGGACCTGCCCGGCGACATCTATCCGGTCCAGGTGGCCCACGCCCTGGGCGTGGAGCCCGGCGAACTGCGCGACGCCATGTTGAAAAAGGAAAAGGACCCGGTGGCCAAGGGCGAGACCCTGGCCCTGACGCGCTCCTTCTTCGGGATGTTCAAATCCACCTGCGAGAGCCCCATCGACGGCACCGTGGAGTCCATCTCCCTGCGCACCGGCCAGGTGATCCTCCAGCGGCCGCCGGTGCCCGTGGAGGTGAACGCCTTCATGGACGGCGAGGTGATCGCCGTGCACGAGCGCGAGGGCGTCACCATCCGCACCCAGGGCGCCTACATCCAGGGCATCTTCGGCGTGGGCGGCGAGGCCTGGGGTCCGCTGGAACGCGCCACGGCGGGGCCGGCGGAATTGCTCACCGTGGCCCACCTCAAACCCGAGCAGCGCGGCAAGCTGCTGGTGGGCGGCGCGGGGGTCACGCTGGAGGCGCTGCTCAAGGCCCGCGAGCTGGGCGTCAGCGGGATCATCGCCGGCGGCTTCGACAAGGGCGACCTGACCGAGCTGCTGGGCTTCGAACTGGGCGTGGCGATCACGGGCAACGAGGAGATCGGGATCACGCTGATCCTCACCGAGGGCTACGGCGAGATTCCCATGACCCAGCGCACCTGGGACCTCTTGGGCGAGCTGCAGGGCCGGCACGCCTCCGTCAATGGCGCCACCCAGATCCGCGCCGGTGTGATCCGGCCGGAGATCGTGGTTCCGCTGCCTGAGAAGGCGCTGGTGGAGGAATCGCGTCACACGGGCGCGTTGGAGATCGGCAGCGAGGTGCGGATCATCCGCCAGCCCTGGTTCGGGCGCAAAGGCCGGGTCAGCGCGCTGCCTCCGGAGCTCACCGTGGTGGAGAGCGGCGCCCACGTGCGCGTGCTGGAGGTGGAGACGGAGGGCGGCGAGCGTGTCACGCTGCCCCGGGCCAACATCGAGCTGATTGAGAAATAAGCTGAGGACTCACCAGATGAAGCGCTTGGCGTTCGGACTGGCCGGCCTGGCCCTGCTCGCGGGCAGCGCCGCGGCCCAGAACATGAAAACCCTGCCCATCAACCAGCTGATCGACAACCCCACCGGAGGCATCCTGCAGAAGGGTGACTTCAGTTTCGACATGAATCTCTACGCGGAGGGCGGCGTGCTGCTGGCCTTCGGCGTCGGCCTGCTGGACCGCCTCAACATGGGCGCTTCCTTCGGCGGCACGCGGATCATCAGCGACCAGAACCCGGACTGGAACGGCCGCCCCGAACTGGCGCTCAAGTACCGGCTCTTCGACGAGACCGTCTCCTGGCCCGCCCTGGTGCTGGGCTATTCCGGCCAGGGCCACGGCCGCTGGCTGAAGGACGCGCCCGCCGATCCGGACGATCCCACCCGCACGGTGGACCGCTACGAGATCAAGGCCAAGGGCTTCTACGCGGCGGCGGGGAAGAACTACCTGGTGGGCAACATGGGGCTGATGGGCCTGCACCTGGGCGCCAACGTCAATCCCATGGAGAACGACGACGACGCCGGCCTGAACATGTGGTTCGGAGTGGACAAGTCCATCAACGACGAAATCATGGCGGTGGCGGAGTACGACTTCGCCTGGGATGACATCCGCACGGGCCTGTCCAAGAACAAGGGCTTCCTCAATCTGGGCGCGCGCTGGACCTTCGCCGAGCGCCTGTCGCTGGAAATGGATTTCCGCGATGTGCTCACCAACCGCCGGGATCTGACCGGCCGCCCGGTGGACAGCGTCAGCCGCGAGTTGCGCATCACCTACATGGAAAGTTTCTGATCCTTCCGCGCGCCGGGATCCTGGCTCGCGCTTGGGGCGTCCAAGGCCCGTCGAATTCCCGCCCGCCGCTCCCGCGGCGGGTTTTTCTTGCGCATGCGGCCGGAATGGGCGACACTAGCGCGGCGCACACAGTGCCGGAACGGAGGCGGTTTTGAGAATCCTGCTGCTGGTCTTGCCCCTGGCCCTGAGCCTGTCCTGCTACACGCGGCTCAACCACCCGCAGATCCTGGCGGAGAGCCGCCTGTTCCGCCCGGACTCCGCCTCCGACTGCCTGTCCTGCCACGCCGGCGAGAGCTGGCTGGAGACCGGCGCGCCGGATTCCTATTCCCACCGCGGCTCGGACCGCTGGGCGAGCTTCCAGGGCCAGGCGGCCTGGACCCGGGGTTCGGCGGGCGGCGCCAGTTCCGAACCCGCTGCGCCGGCGCTGGTGGCGCCGCCGCTCCCCGCGCCGCTGGTGGTGATGGGGGAGGGGCACGCCACGCCCCGGCTCTCCCAGGCCCAGGCGGACAGCAGCGCAACCAGCCGGGCTCCCCGGGGCAAGGACGACGGCAAGCCCCGCGAGACCCGGCCCCGCAAGACCCGGCCCGCCCAACCCGTCACGCCCAGCCCGCCCAAGCCGGACAGCGACACCCGCTGATCCGCCCAGCGCCGGAGGATCCCCATGTCCCGCATCCTGCTGCTTGCCGGATTGATCAGCCTGCCCGCCTGTCTGTGGGCGTCCTCGCCGGAGGCACAGGCCTGGCTGGACCACGAGCGCCTGCCCGGCAGCCAGGCCATGGGGATGGGCGGCGCCCTGACGGCCCTGGGCGAGGATTGGAGCGCCGCCTGGTACAATCCGGCGGCCTTGGCCTGGCAGCGCCGGGCGGAGCTCAACCTGGGCTATGAACTGGGGAATGAGTCCCTGACCCAGTCGGTTTCCACCGACGGCACGGAGCAGACCAGCGAGGAGAGCCTCGCCCACTTCAGCCACATCGGCTACGCCTATCCCATGCCGTCGGTGCGGGGCGGCTTCTGTTGGGGCCTGGGCTGGGCGCGGCTGGCGGATTTTTCCCGCCGGGCCGGCTTTCCCGACCAGAACTGGAGCGTGAGTTCCAGCCAGGCCGGCCACATGGACGCCTGGCTGCTCTCGGGCGCGCTGCAACTCACCCAGACGCTCGCCGGCGGCCTGACCCTGGCCTTCCGACAGGGCGTGCTGGAGCAGGTGGAGCAGGAATCCAGCGCGGTGGACACCATCCTCTGGCGCGGCTACGATCAGGTGAAACTGGACGGGGTCAGCCTGCGGCTGGGCCTGCAGGCGCGCACGGGTCCCTTGCAGCTGGGCCTTCTGCTGGAGCCGGCCTACAAGCAGACCGTGGACTGGAGCTACCACGTCCAGCAAGGGGAGCCGGGCCAGGTTCTGCCGGAAGGCTTGCACGGGGCCAGCACCTACTCCATCCGCTATCCGGCGCTGATCTCCCTGGGCGCCGGTTGGCGGCAGCGCTTCTGGCAGGTGGGCCTGAGTTGGGATTGGCAGGACTGGGCCGATCTGGAGTACGAGGATCTGCCCGCGGGTCAGAACCTGCTGCTCAGCGACGAACTGCTGGCGCGCGCTTTCCAGGGCCGGCACCGGCTGCGGCTGGGCGGGGAGTGGTACGTGCCGGGCACGGATCTGCGTCTGCGCGGCGGCGTCTGGACGGCGGGCGAGGCCCGCACGGACACCCGCCTGACCGCGCGGCCCGAGGGCGAGGATCCCTACAGCTACTGGAACTACCAGGTGGAAACCCCGCGGCGCGGCGTGTCCCTGGGCCTGAGCCTGCTGCTGCAGGAGGCCGTGGCCCTGGACCTCTCCGTCCTGCGCGAGAGCTGGGAGCTGCGTTATCTGGAGTACGAGCAGGCCGGGCAGCGGCTGGAGCGGCGCGAGAGCGAGGACCGCTGGCGCGCCCAGCTGGCCCTCACCTACCGCTATTGATCAGCTCTCGATGTACTCGTTCTGAAAGGTGCCGGCCTGCAGGGGCAGGCTCAGCTCTTCGGCCGCTTGTTCCGGCACGGCTTCCGCCGGCAGGCTGATCCGCAGCGCTTCCTTCAGCTGCTTGCCCGGGCGGAAGTGGGTCTTGCGCCGGGCCGGCACGTAGACCACTTCATTGGTGCGTGGATTGCGGGCCTGGGGTTTTGCCTTGGTCTTCTTGACCTCGAACACTCCGAAATCGCGGATCTCCACCCGGCATTCCGGATCGGCGGATTCCAGAATCCCCCGCAAGGAATGAAACAGCGCATCGACCATCCGGGCTACCTCCTGGTGGCGTTGCCCGGTGAGCGTGCTGATCCGCTCCACCAAATCGCGCTTGATAAAAGTCTTCACAGTCCCCCCCTCATGGACGAGAGCGCGGCCTCTCGACCGTTCTGTCCGGCAGTCATGGCGTTCATCGCGGATTAACTGCGCGCGGGGGGCTGCACGCGGTGTGTTTGTCAGCTCACGAACTCGGACGAAGCCCGGGCTCCCCGGATCTCGCCAATCAGACAGGCCGCTTCGCCGGCATCCTGCAGGCGCTGCAGCAGTTCGCCGCCGCGCTCGGGGGCAACAGCCATCAGCAGGCCGCCCGAGGTTTGCGGATCCGCCAGCAGGGCCGTCCAGAACATCGGCAAATCGCTGGGAAGTTGAAAGTACTCACTGGGCAGCGCGAGATTTCGTCGCATGGGCCCGGAAACGCCCAACTGTTCCGCCGCCAGGAGCGCGCCCTCGTAGAGGGGCAGCGAGGGCAGGTGCAGTTCCACGCCGTGGCCGCCGGGGGAGACCATCTCCCACAGGTGCCCCAGCAGGCCGAAGCCCGTGACGTCCGTGGCCGCGTGCACGCCCGCCGCCAACATGGCCTGGGAGGCCCGGCGGTTCAGCTGCGCCATGCGGGTCAGAGTGCCCAGGTAGCAGGCGTCGTCCACCAGACCCTTCTTGTGCGCGGTCAGCAGCAGGCCGGTGCCCAGGCCCTTGGTGAGCACCAGCAGGTCGCCCTCGCGCACGGTGTGGTTGCGCACCACGCGCTCCGGATGCACCAGCCCGCTCACGGCCAGCCCGTACTTGAGTTCAGGATCGCGCACGGTGTGCCCGCCCAGCAGCAGCGCGCCGGCTTCCCGCAGGCGGTCCAGCCCGCCCTCGAGGATCCGCGCCAGGGCCTCCGGGGCCGGGCCGGTCTCCGGGAAGCAGCAGATGTTCAGCGCGCCCACGGCCTCGCCACCCATGGCGTACACGTCGGAGAGCGAATTGGCGGCGGCGATTTGCCCGTAGAGGTACGGGTCGTCCGCCACCGGTGTGATCAGATCCACGGTGCTGACCAGGGCGAGGTCATCCCGCAGCCGCATCACGCCGGCGTCGTCGTGGGTTTCCAGCCCCACCAGCAGACGCTCGTCCGCCGGTTGGCTGGGCAGGAGGCGATACAGGTCCACCGGACCCAGTTTCGCCGCTCAGCCACCCGAGCAGGCGAATTGGGTCATTCGCCAGCGGTCCAGCTGCAAGGGATCCATCGCGCATCCTTCCTACTCCCGGGGCCAAGGTAAGGATGTGCGGCTCGGGTCCACAAGGCGCCCGTTTCGGCGC
The Candidatus Delongbacteria bacterium genome window above contains:
- a CDS encoding HU family DNA-binding protein, producing the protein MKTFIKRDLVERISTLTGQRHQEVARMVDALFHSLRGILESADPECRVEIRDFGVFEVKKTKAKPQARNPRTNEVVYVPARRKTHFRPGKQLKEALRISLPAEAVPEQAAEELSLPLQAGTFQNEYIES
- the selD gene encoding selenide, water dikinase SelD, encoding MDPLQLDRWRMTQFACSGGUAAKLGPVDLYRLLPSQPADERLLVGLETHDDAGVMRLRDDLALVSTVDLITPVADDPYLYGQIAAANSLSDVYAMGGEAVGALNICCFPETGPAPEALARILEGGLDRLREAGALLLGGHTVRDPELKYGLAVSGLVHPERVVRNHTVREGDLLVLTKGLGTGLLLTAHKKGLVDDACYLGTLTRMAQLNRRASQAMLAAGVHAATDVTGFGLLGHLWEMVSPGGHGVELHLPSLPLYEGALLAAEQLGVSGPMRRNLALPSEYFQLPSDLPMFWTALLADPQTSGGLLMAVAPERGGELLQRLQDAGEAACLIGEIRGARASSEFVS